Below is a genomic region from Citrobacter telavivensis.
CAACGTGTGCGGCTTCGGGCACCAGCGGTAACACGTCCTGCGGGCCGGTGCTGGACTGGGTTTCGTGATACCAGTGGCTTTTGCCGTTGAATCGGCGTTGTTCCATGGGCGTTCCTTGGTCTGTATGTGGCGACCCGGACACGTCGTCGTCGAATCACGCCGGATCGTTTTCGCTGCTTTATCCTGGCGTAAGCGGGGGAAGGGATGAAAGATTGTTGCGTGATAACAAAGATCAAAAAGCTATATTGCGGGGAAGGTTTTAGAACATGGGCGGCAGGGCACCGCCCACAGGGGAAGTCGGAACGATTATTTCAGTTCCAGTTCGTTCATTGCAGCGATGCTAAAGCCACCGTCGACATGAACCACTTCACCGGAGATACCGCCAGACAGATCGGAGCACAGGAACGCCGCAGAGTTGCCCACATCTTCGATGGTCACAGTGCGACGAATCGGGGTGACTGCTTCGCAGTGTGCCAGCATCTTACGGAAATCTTTAATGCCGGAAGCCGCCAGCGTACGGATTGGACCCGCAGAGATAGCGTTAACACGTACACCTTCCGGACCCATCGCGTTCGCCATATAACGGACGTTTGCTTCCAGAGACGCTTTTGCCAGACCCATCACGTTGTAGTTCGGGATCGCGCGCTCAGCGCCCAGGTAAGAAAGCGTCAGCAGGGCAGAGCCCGGGTTCAGCATAGAACGGCAGGCTTTCGCCATCGCCACAAAGCTGTAGGAGCTGATGTCGTGAGCGATTTTAAAACCTTCGCGGGTGACCGCGTTCACATAGTCACCGTCCAGTTGGTCGCCAGGAGCAAAGCCGATAGAGTGAACGAAACCGTCAAATTTCGGCCAGGCTTTGGCCAACTCTGCGAACATGGTGTCGATGCTTTCATCTTCTGCCACATCGCACTGCAGAACGATGTTTGAACCCAGCTGAGCAGCAAATTCTTCCACGCGGCCTTTCAGTTTGTCGTTTTGGTAGGTGAATGCCAGTTCCGCGCCTTCGCGGTGCATCGCCTGCGCGATACCCCAGGCGATGGAAAGTTTGCTGGCAAGACCGGTCACCAGAATACGCTTACCGGAAAGAAAACCCATAGCTTAAATCCTTATGTCATTGCTTATTTTAGCTTTATATTCATTCGGTTATGACGAATGTAGCCAGAATAAAAGAGATAGCAGGCTGAAATTATAGCCCACTATACGCCTGAATTGTCACGTGATTTTTACATAGTGCTGAAAGTGGTTCGCGTCACGGAGCAGAAAACCAGCACTTTTCTATTATATCAGCAGTCGCTGTCTGTACTGATCCAACCTCATTTAATCAATACTTTTGCGGCAAATGATGGATAGCTATCAGTCGTCCATTTTCGATGCTGATATAACCACCTAACTTGAGGTCGGCAAGGATTTTCATGATGCTGCTGCGAGAAAGATGGGTTCTGTCACGAATGAAGCGCTCAACGGAAAGTGTTTTACGTAAGGATTCTGACTCATGCATCAACTCAATCAGTTGACTGCAAATCACTTCATAGGCGGTGGGCGCGCTCAATTGTCGACTGTAAGAAAACAGTTTACTGCTCACCACGACCATATGTTTAGCCAGCACTTCCCACAAACCCAGTTCCTGGATGTGCTGATGCACCTCCACTAAAGGCAGGGTCGCGATTTTGCAGGGCTCTGCGGTAATAATATAGCTGCCGGTGACTCCCAGGCCCAGGATAGTAAATGATGGGGCACGTACCACGAGCAGATGGTCTGCGGTGCGATGTACCTCAACAGAGCCACTGAGGATTAATCGACAAACCGGAGTGTTTGCCTCAAGAAAATCAAGCCTAATTCCCTTTCGGTAAGTACGAGGTGTGACAAAAGGCAATAATGCCTCAACCAACGTTTTTGACCATGGGTGGGGGGTATTGAGTGCCGGTGGAGTTAATGCTTTTTCATCCATAAAACAGTTATACCGAATGACATGTCTCTTTGATAATTATAGACAAAGAGTTGCAAAACGTTACAACAAAGCTCACCAGATCATGCTTAAGCTCAAAACTTTGTTGGTAAGTAATTAATTTTAATTAATTTTCCGTTATTTATTTCAATGTAGTTTCCCCGGCGCAATGTCGAAAGTACTGCCATAATCCCGCTGCGGGACAAGAAACAGCGGTTTTGAACGTAATTTACTACCGATTCCGATTTTCTGAACTCGTCAGACTCCAGCGAAAGGTCAAACAGTAGATAGCGTATGGCGCCGTAAGCCCCTGGCTGAGACAAACGCGTGCAATGCGTAAAAATGCGGGACGAAATATGTACCATCACGTGGGAAAGCGGCTCCCATAGCACGTGCTGCTGGATAATGTCCATGGCCTCGCCAAGCGGAAGGCGGCTCACGACCGCATCTGCTGATGTGCATAATGTTAGCTGACAAGGGATGTCGCTCAACATGCTAAAGCCAAAAACAAAAGGGGCAGTTTCAGAGTTTAACGACAATCCATCTATTGTGCGGTTGATCACCACATGCCCTTTATGCAGCAAATAACAGTATTTTATCTCATCGGTTGCATACTGTAGTACCGTTCCCTTACGTGTCAGTAGGGGTATCGCCTGAGTATTCAGAGCAGTGAGTAACTCCTGGAATGATTGTTCAGGCTTGTTTTCATGCAAAAAAATGTCAATGGTCGGTGAATCTGACATGGTGGTGCTGAATCCTGGTAATGAAAGAGAATAACTTTCCAATTATGACTTATTCATGTCTATCACTGGATCCAGAATAAGTGTCTAAAATTACACCGCCAAAATATTGCAATTTACGAATAAATAACGTGTGGGGGTGTGTAATTCTGGATTGAGGCTACATTGCATTCGAATGTTTCCATAAATACAATATTCTTCGTTAGTGGAGAGTTGGTTCTTGTGATAGACATTTTCACTCATGTTTTCTATTCAAGCTGTATAAATTGCATGGGGACTAAATGGGTGGCTGATTTATAATAGATGGAAGGAATGTTTTGCAACGATGAATGCGTTGTTATTGTATATTGCCTTCTGTTTTTTATACGCAAATAAAATTATCTCAGGAACAGCTATAGACTCGCGGTCAGGGCATCATTCTATTTTTAGGAACGAAAATGAAACTATCTGTTTTTTTTAAAGTGGGTCTTATTGCATCCGCATCTATGGGCATGGTGAATGCCTCCTATGCCGCCCCTGGAGCGTCAAGCGGCACCATCACCTTTGAGGGTAAAATTACCTCTTCTACTTGTGAGGCGACAGTGAACGGCGTTGAGGCCGACGGGACCGTAACATTGCCACCGGTCGCCGTCTCTGCGTTCACTGATGCTACCGCCGGGCGTACACCGTTTACCATTGAGTTGGCAAATTGTACGCTGACGGATCCAGATACCAAGGTCGGGACGTTTTTTGAACCTGATGGTATTCAGGTGGATTCCGCAACCGGGCATCTGAATAATATCGCTACGACTGGTGCCGCAACCGGCGTAAGTCTGCAATTATCAAATGGTAATGACGACACCGCTATTCTTGTCGGCGATGCAGGGCAGACAGGTTCCGCGCAATATGTCGTGCCTGACACCACGAGTAAAAAGGGAACCCTTTCTTACTTTGTTGAGTACTACAAAGTATCAGGCGCCACCCTGGGTGCTGGTGCGGTACAAGGCAAAGTCGTTTACGACCTGATTTATAAATAATCGACCAAAGAGTGTTATGACAATATGTTTATTCCTATGATTCTGTCCAGACGTAAAGTAAAGTTTTTATTCGTAGCGCTATCAGGGATGACAGCATTAAGTTATAGCACTCTCTCTTGTGCTGGTATTGTGCTAAGCGGAACCCGCGTTATTTATCCCGCGGAGCAAAACGAAGTCACTGTAAACATGAAAAACTCCGGCAAAGCACCGGTGCTGGCACAAAGCTGGATTGATGATGGCAATCAATCCGCAACGCCGGATAAAATTATTTCACCGTTTGTATTAACACCTCCCATTAATCGCGTCGATGCCGGAAAGGGGCAGACGTTAAGGATTAGTCTGGTTGATGGCAAGGGGATTGCGACGAATAAAGAATCCATATTTTATTTGAACGTTCTGGAGATCCCAGCGAAGTCAAAAAATGCCGCTGAGAATAATCATCTTAGTATCGCGTTCAGAACCCGAATAAAGCTTTTTTATCGTCCGCAAGGTTTAAGCGGTAGTGCCGGTGATGCGCCAGACGCATTGCAATGGTCAATCAGTAATGGCGGTGTAAAAGCCACAAACCCTACACCTTATTATATTACTCTCGGGACAGTGACCTATACCCAGGGGGGGAGTAAACACGTTGAAGATGGAAAAATGATCGCGCCGGGAAGCAGTTCTGACTTTCATTTTAAAAATGTAAGTGCAATCAGTGATATTAACGCGATTACTTTTACCTCAATTAATGACTATGGCGCTGCGGTCAAACATAACCAGGGCAAATAGTCTTAAGCTCTGCCTCTGGTGGAAATATTATGATTATCTTGTTCTCAGTTATTTTGTTTTTAGTACTAAACATTTTCATTATGCAATGTTCGGTGGCCGCCACGGGGGACGTGCCGGCTCCCCCGGCAGAGGAGCAAGTGGAGTTTGATTCTGACTTTGTAAAACAGCCGGCGGGACAGTCCGTAGATTTAGCCCGTTTCTCCAACGGAGCTAACGTTCTGCCGGGTGTTTATAAAATCGCTGTGGCGTTGAATCAACAAACGCTGACCGTGGCGGAAGTCGAGTTCAAGGCGGCAGATAACAAAAATGTCATCCCCTGTATTCCGCTGAATGTGCTCAATTTGATTAATTTCAAGAAAGAACAAATTAACTTTACTCAGTGGGATTCCCTCACTGACAAAACAGAATGTATCAACCTTAAAGCGATCGTTCCTGAAGCTGAGCTGGATTTTGATAACCAGAATCAGCAGTTAAACATCTCTATACCGCAGATTTATATTAATAAACAGCCCCGCGGGTCAGTGCCTGCCTCTATGTGGGACAGCGGTATTCCGGCGATGATGCTGAGTTATAACATGAACGCGTATCAATCTAAAAATAATGGCTACGATTCAAAGTCGTTTTATACCGCCATTAACAGCGGGTTGAATATCGGCTCCTGGTATTTACGCCATAATGGGTCGTATAACTGGGCCGATGGAACCGGGGGACGCTACAGCGTTCTGAATACTTACATTCAGCACGATTTACCGCGTATTTCTGGTCGTTTGGTGGCTGGGCAGTCCAACACCAGTGGGCAATTGTTCGATACGGTGCCATTTACCGGCGTTCAGGTCGCCAGCGACGAACGTATGCTGCCGGAATCACAGCGTGGTTATGCGCCTGAAATCCGCGGTATCGCGAAAACCAATGCGAAAGTGACGGTGAAACAGAGCGGGCAGACCATTTATGAGACCACCGTTTCGCCGGGCTCTTTCGTCATCAACGATCTCTATCCAACCGGTTACGGCGGCAACCTGGATGTCACTATTGAAGAGGCCGATGGCTCTCAGCAGAATTTTTCGATTCCTTATGCCTCGGTGTCTCAGCTCTTGCGCCCAGGCAGTCAGCGTTACAGCCTGAGCTTGGGTAAACTGCGTAGTGACAGTGTTTCAAGCGATCCGAACCTGGCTGAAGCGACTTATCAACGCGGTTTCTCCAACCTGATTACCGGCTATACCGGTTTACAGGCCAATAAAGATTATCAGGCGGTTAAGGTGGGGACGGCGCTGGGGCTGCAAATCGGTGCGATCGCTTTTGACGTCACACAATCGCAGACGCATTTGCCGTCACCAGATAAGCAGGATATTTCCGGCCAAAGCTATCAGGTGAGCTACAGCAAGCTTATTAATGAAACCAATAGTAACATAACGCTTGCTGCATACCGTTTTTCGAGCAGCGGTTATATGGATTATATGACTGCAATGGAAAGCATTCAGGCGGTTAAAGATGGCGAAGACAGAAATACCATCCAGCGTGAAAAAAACCGTTTCACAGTCACGATAAGCCAGGGACTGGCTGATGACTGGGGCCAACTCTATCTCAGTGGTTCTTTACAGGACTATTGGGGACAAGATAATTATGAGCGCCAGTATCAGTTTGGTTACTCGAATCACTATAAACAACTGAGCTACAGCATCAACGTTAGCCGTAGCCAGGATGCCTGGGGCGAATCGCAGACCAGTTATTATTTGAATCTGTCATTCCCCCTGTGGGAAAACCACGACAGCAACTATGCACCACAAATGAGTCTGAGCTACAACCAGGACTCAAATGGTCGTTCGGGTGAACAGGCGATGATTTCAGGAAGCGCGGGAACGGATAATCAATTGTCCTGGAACGCCAGCGGCACGCATGACAGTGAGGCCGGAACTTCCGCGAGCGTCGGCGGTTCGTATCGGAGCCGTGTGGCACAGATGTCAGGCAGTTACAGTCAGGGGCCGGACTACCGCAGCACGTCTCTGAGCATGTCCGGGGCGATGGTTGCCCACTCCGGTGGCCTGACGCTCTCACCTTATAACAGCGATACCTTCACGCTGGTGGAAGCGAAAGGCGCAGAAGGGGCAACAGTGCCGTCATATCCCGGGATTAAGGTTGACAGGTTTGGTTATGCGCTGCTGCCGGCTTCAAGTCCCTATCAGTTGAGTGATGTATCAATCGATCCGAAAGGCACGTCCCGCAATGTCGAGTTGGACAATACATCGCAAAAAGTGGTCCCTCGCTATGGCGCTGTCGTGAAAGTGAAGTTCAACGCGGAGAAAGGCACGCCGATTTTAATTACCTCGTCCTACGCAGGCAAAGCGCTGCCGTTTGGTGCTGAGGTCTATGACGAAAAAGACCATAGCGTTGGTACCGTTGCGCAGGGGAGCACGATCTATGCCCGCGTCGTGGAGCTGAAAGGGGCGTTGAAAGTAAAATGGGGTGAGGGTAGCGCATCACAATGTTCGGTTAGCTACATGCTTGCGCCCGGTATTGAGGATGACACTAAGCAAACGGCTATTCAGCGGTTTAGTAATGAATGTCGCTAGTCACAAATTATTAATTAAACGTTTCTCTTTTATTCACGGTTTGGTGATGCCTCCAATTAGTAGAACATGTATTTTTCAATAAGGGCCCCAATAATTCATGACAATTCAACTAATTGGAAGCGTTACCCAAGTTTTTACCGGGTCTGTTTTTACACCCGACATAAATATGCGCATAGCATAATAGATATTATAATACCCCAGTTCAAACCGTGACAGATTCAAACAATTACCTCTACAAACAATATCTTAACTGCGAAATTATGAAAGCAAAAAATATCATTTTCATACTGATCAGCATTTTTGTTTCACTGTTGACACTCACCTGCTCAGTGCATGCCAGTTGTTCAGGCACCACCGGGGTTATGAATATTGACATCGGCACCATCACTATTCCAGGCGATGCGGATAACAGCACCAGCATTGAATATAAAGATTTACTTGGAACCCAAGCTGATGTCGAGACCGCCGCAGCGATATCCTGCTCGGGTTATTTTACTTATGTAGGGAAAATAACCAATGCCGTACCGGGCACCAACGATCTTGAAAAAGCGCTGTTATCGGATGGTTCCTGGAGTGGTCTTGGTTTTAAATTTTATACCAGAGCCTATGACGGCTGGTATAATTCATTGCACAATGCCTCGCCTCCGGTCACGATTGCCGCCACATGGAATAAATTCTGTATGGAATCTGAATGCTGGAACCCACAAAGTCACGAAGGCATTATTATGATAGGTGCTCTTAGTGTATACGGCGGCGGCGCCCCGGCAAAGCCCGGCATCATTAATACGACCGTTACGCCCTTTACCACGGATGGCTATCCCGCCATCACCTACCATATTACCGGTACCGTGGTTGTCCCCAGCTGTAGTGTCGATGCTGCTACGCCTTCACGTGTTTTGCTCAAACCGGTCAGTGCCAACGACCTCTCCCATAAGGGAAGTACGGCTGAGGATACGCCGTTTGAGATTTCACTGAAGTGCAATAATAACGTCTCTGTCAATTTGCTGCTTGATGGCACCGAGGACACTGACGCACAGGACGATGGTGTGCTGGCTTTAAATGGCAACTCAACGGCCTCGGGGGTCGGTGTCCAGCTGTTAGTCAATAATAACCCGGCGAAACTGAATGAAACCTTTAAGGTAGGCGATGCCGTTGAAGGAAATACCGCTATCGCCATGACGGCTCGTTATTACAGAACCACCAGCGCGGCAGTTAAAGCGGGCTCGGTTTCTGCCACAGTGGTTTATAATGTAACCTATAAATAAAAACATTATGTGTCGTCTCGGGGTTAAGAAAAGGCAGAATAATTTCTGCCTTTACTCTTTACCGATCTTTGCGCCACGCATCCGCCGTCAATGCCTCACCAAAATGCCCGGCAATCAGGCGTTTGGTCAGTTCATGCAGCGGAGAGGCCAGTACATCCGCGGTACTGCCGCGCTCGACGACTTCCCCCTGGTGCATCACCAGCACCTGATCGCTGATGTGCTTCATCATCCCCAGATGCTGAGTCACGTAGATATACGAAATGCCCTGTTTTTCCTGCAATTCCAGCATCAGGTTGATGAGCTGCGAGCGCATCGACATATCGAGCGACGCCAGTGCCTCATCGGCAATAATCACTTTCGGACGCAGGATCATCGCACGCGCCAACCCCAGACGCTGTTTTTGTCCCGGCGCCAGCATATGGGGATAGTAGCTGACGTGATCGGGCAGCAGTCCTACCATCCGCATGGTCTCGATGATCTGTTTGCGTCGCTGTTCCGGCTCAAGATCGGTATTCAAGCGCAGCGGAAAATCGAGGATTTGCGAAATACGCTGGCGCGGGTTCAGTGACGTTGACGGATCCTGGAAAATCATACGGATACGCTGACTGCGAAACGAATAGTCACCAAATTCGAGCGGATGATCGTCAATCAGCAGTTCACCGCCGGTCGGTTCAACCATGCCTGCCAGCATTTTTGCCAGCGTCGATTTACCGGAGCCATTTTCACCAATGATGGCCAGCGTCTGGCGTTCGCGCAGCGTAAAGCTCAGCGGTTTTACGGCTTCCACGGTCTGGCGACGAAACCAGCCCGTACGATAGCGGAAGGTTTTACTCAGATTGCGGACTTCGAGTAAGGTCTCGACCATCTCACTCTCTCTCCATGTTTAGCGGGAAATGACAGGCGTAGAGATGGTTTTTCACCCCGGTCAGACGCGGCGTTTCAATACATTCGCGCTGTGCATAGGGACAGCGCGGCCCCAGACGGCAGCCGATCGGCAATTGTTCCAGCAACGGTATGGCTCCGGGCATCGTGTTAAGACGACTCTTGTGCGGCATGGCGCTACCAAAGTCGGGAATGGCGCGAATCAGCGCCTGCGTGTACGGATGATGCGGCGTCGTCACCAGCTCTTTGCTCAGTGCCGTTTCCACCGTCTGACCACAGTACAGCACGTTAATTTTATCTGCCCACTGGCTAAGCATTTGCAGGTCATGGCTGATCAGCAGAATAGTGGTATTGCTGTTCTGATTCAGTCGTGTCAGCAGACGGAAGATCTGCGCCTGGGTGGTCGGTTCCATCGCGTTGGTGGGTTCGTCCGCAATCAGCAGTCGCGGCTGATTCGCCAGCGCGATGGCGATCATCACCTTCTGGCATTCACCGTCGGTCAGTTCATAAGGGAAGCTGCGCATCGCGTCTTTATGATCTTTAATCCCCACGCGGTGCAGCAGTTCAATGGCGCGACGTTTGCGCCAGCCAATACGCTGCCACCAGCGGCCTTTATAGGTCCATGCCGGAATGTTTTGCATCAACTGGCGACCCACACGCTCGGAGGGATCCAGACACGACTGCGGCTCCTGGAAGATCATTGAGACGTTATGTCCCACCAGTTTGCGTCGTTCGCGCGGCGAAAGGCGCAGCAGGTCGATATCGTCAAAACGCATCCGGTCGGCGGTGACGCGCCAGTTGTCTTTGGCTACGCCGCAGATGGCTTTGGCAATCAGGCTTTTACCCGAACCTGATTCACCCACCAGCCCGCGA
It encodes:
- a CDS encoding fimbria/pilus outer membrane usher protein, translated to MIILFSVILFLVLNIFIMQCSVAATGDVPAPPAEEQVEFDSDFVKQPAGQSVDLARFSNGANVLPGVYKIAVALNQQTLTVAEVEFKAADNKNVIPCIPLNVLNLINFKKEQINFTQWDSLTDKTECINLKAIVPEAELDFDNQNQQLNISIPQIYINKQPRGSVPASMWDSGIPAMMLSYNMNAYQSKNNGYDSKSFYTAINSGLNIGSWYLRHNGSYNWADGTGGRYSVLNTYIQHDLPRISGRLVAGQSNTSGQLFDTVPFTGVQVASDERMLPESQRGYAPEIRGIAKTNAKVTVKQSGQTIYETTVSPGSFVINDLYPTGYGGNLDVTIEEADGSQQNFSIPYASVSQLLRPGSQRYSLSLGKLRSDSVSSDPNLAEATYQRGFSNLITGYTGLQANKDYQAVKVGTALGLQIGAIAFDVTQSQTHLPSPDKQDISGQSYQVSYSKLINETNSNITLAAYRFSSSGYMDYMTAMESIQAVKDGEDRNTIQREKNRFTVTISQGLADDWGQLYLSGSLQDYWGQDNYERQYQFGYSNHYKQLSYSINVSRSQDAWGESQTSYYLNLSFPLWENHDSNYAPQMSLSYNQDSNGRSGEQAMISGSAGTDNQLSWNASGTHDSEAGTSASVGGSYRSRVAQMSGSYSQGPDYRSTSLSMSGAMVAHSGGLTLSPYNSDTFTLVEAKGAEGATVPSYPGIKVDRFGYALLPASSPYQLSDVSIDPKGTSRNVELDNTSQKVVPRYGAVVKVKFNAEKGTPILITSSYAGKALPFGAEVYDEKDHSVGTVAQGSTIYARVVELKGALKVKWGEGSASQCSVSYMLAPGIEDDTKQTAIQRFSNECR
- the sapF gene encoding peptide ABC transporter ATP-binding protein SapF, coding for MVETLLEVRNLSKTFRYRTGWFRRQTVEAVKPLSFTLRERQTLAIIGENGSGKSTLAKMLAGMVEPTGGELLIDDHPLEFGDYSFRSQRIRMIFQDPSTSLNPRQRISQILDFPLRLNTDLEPEQRRKQIIETMRMVGLLPDHVSYYPHMLAPGQKQRLGLARAMILRPKVIIADEALASLDMSMRSQLINLMLELQEKQGISYIYVTQHLGMMKHISDQVLVMHQGEVVERGSTADVLASPLHELTKRLIAGHFGEALTADAWRKDR
- the sapD gene encoding peptide ABC transporter ATP-binding protein SapD, which codes for MPLLDIRNLTIEFKAGEEWVKAVDRVSMTLSEGEIRGLVGESGSGKSLIAKAICGVAKDNWRVTADRMRFDDIDLLRLSPRERRKLVGHNVSMIFQEPQSCLDPSERVGRQLMQNIPAWTYKGRWWQRIGWRKRRAIELLHRVGIKDHKDAMRSFPYELTDGECQKVMIAIALANQPRLLIADEPTNAMEPTTQAQIFRLLTRLNQNSNTTILLISHDLQMLSQWADKINVLYCGQTVETALSKELVTTPHHPYTQALIRAIPDFGSAMPHKSRLNTMPGAIPLLEQLPIGCRLGPRCPYAQRECIETPRLTGVKNHLYACHFPLNMERE
- a CDS encoding fimbria/pilus periplasmic chaperone — its product is MFIPMILSRRKVKFLFVALSGMTALSYSTLSCAGIVLSGTRVIYPAEQNEVTVNMKNSGKAPVLAQSWIDDGNQSATPDKIISPFVLTPPINRVDAGKGQTLRISLVDGKGIATNKESIFYLNVLEIPAKSKNAAENNHLSIAFRTRIKLFYRPQGLSGSAGDAPDALQWSISNGGVKATNPTPYYITLGTVTYTQGGSKHVEDGKMIAPGSSSDFHFKNVSAISDINAITFTSINDYGAAVKHNQGK
- a CDS encoding type 1 fimbrial protein, with amino-acid sequence MKLSVFFKVGLIASASMGMVNASYAAPGASSGTITFEGKITSSTCEATVNGVEADGTVTLPPVAVSAFTDATAGRTPFTIELANCTLTDPDTKVGTFFEPDGIQVDSATGHLNNIATTGAATGVSLQLSNGNDDTAILVGDAGQTGSAQYVVPDTTSKKGTLSYFVEYYKVSGATLGAGAVQGKVVYDLIYK
- the fabI gene encoding enoyl-ACP reductase FabI gives rise to the protein MGFLSGKRILVTGLASKLSIAWGIAQAMHREGAELAFTYQNDKLKGRVEEFAAQLGSNIVLQCDVAEDESIDTMFAELAKAWPKFDGFVHSIGFAPGDQLDGDYVNAVTREGFKIAHDISSYSFVAMAKACRSMLNPGSALLTLSYLGAERAIPNYNVMGLAKASLEANVRYMANAMGPEGVRVNAISAGPIRTLAASGIKDFRKMLAHCEAVTPIRRTVTIEDVGNSAAFLCSDLSGGISGEVVHVDGGFSIAAMNELELK
- a CDS encoding fimbrial protein, whose product is MKAKNIIFILISIFVSLLTLTCSVHASCSGTTGVMNIDIGTITIPGDADNSTSIEYKDLLGTQADVETAAAISCSGYFTYVGKITNAVPGTNDLEKALLSDGSWSGLGFKFYTRAYDGWYNSLHNASPPVTIAATWNKFCMESECWNPQSHEGIIMIGALSVYGGGAPAKPGIINTTVTPFTTDGYPAITYHITGTVVVPSCSVDAATPSRVLLKPVSANDLSHKGSTAEDTPFEISLKCNNNVSVNLLLDGTEDTDAQDDGVLALNGNSTASGVGVQLLVNNNPAKLNETFKVGDAVEGNTAIAMTARYYRTTSAAVKAGSVSATVVYNVTYK